GGGGCAGGGCGTTGGCGGCCAGCCGGAAGCGGTCGATCCCGCCGAACGATTCATTCATGAAGAAACGGGGCAGCGCCAGCGCGTCGGAGCGGCCGTGCGCCACGCCCGAGGACTGGCCGAACGCGGCGTCGAACCCCTGGCGCCGGGCCAGGTCGCGCACAGCCAGGCTGTAGCTGCCGAACGGATAGGCCAGCAGGGTCGGCCGCGCGCCCAGTTCCGCCTCGATCCGCTCCACCGCCCTGGCCAGGTCGGCGGCGTTCTGCTGCACCGTGCGCTGGGGCATCGACAGGCCCGCGGCGGGCAGCACGCCGATGACGGCGCCCGCCCTCGCGACTTCCCGCACCTGCGCCCAGGTCATGTGGGTCTCGGCGCCGGCATCGATCGGGTCCGGCGCCACGAACAGGGTGAAGGGCAGTCCGGCCTGCCTCAGCCGCGGGAAGGCCTCGCGATAGACGGAGCGGTGCGCGTCGTCGATGGTCAGCGCCACCGTGCGGTCCGGCAGGGGAGTTCCCCGCCGCAGCCTGTCGAGGATCGCCGGCAGGGGCATCACCGTATAGGCGCCGTCTGACAGCTCCTCCAGGTGCTGGTCGAACTGGTCCAGCCCGATGCTGAGGGAGCCGTGCTGGTCCTCGCCGAACCGGCCATAGGCGAACACGACGGCGCCGGCGCCCTGGTCCGGCGGGACGGAAACCGGCACGTCGCCACGGGCTCCGTCCCCGCCGAGCAGGGTCAGGCAGAGAAGGGCGGCGGCGAGCCGGCGAACCGGCATCGGCATGTGGAACGGCTTCAAGGCCATGCGTCTCCGAAGGGTCTCCTTCTGTGACACAAATGGAGCCGTGACACAAATGGAGTGCCGCGACAGGATCGCCGCGCCCGGTCCGGATCGGGGTCTCACATCATCCGGCCGCCGACGGCGCCGTCCCACAGCAGGGGATAGCGTTCGGCGTCGGGGAGCTGGTAGTGCCACCATTCGGACGCATAGTGCCGCCAGCCCGCCGCCGCCATGATGCCCAGCAGCCTGCTGCGATTGGCCTGCGCCGCCGGCGGCACCGCCGTGTTGCCGTGGTGCGACAGGGGCGTCAGGTCGTCGAACGGCGTCCCCATGTCGAGCGGCGTGCCGTCGGCACCGGCCAGCGTCAGGTCGACCGCGACGCCGCGCGCGTGGGTGGAGCCCTGACGCGGGTCGGCGATGAATTCCGGGTCCGGGAAGGCGCGCCACAGGCTCCACTGCGCCTCCACCGGACGGAACGCGTCGTAGATCCTGAGCCGGCATCCCTGGCCCAGGGCCAGGCGGGCCGCCCGGTCGAGCGCCGCCGCGGCGTCGGGATGCAGCAGGCAGACCGCCCGGCGATAGATCGCCCGCCCGGTGATGTTGGCCGGGGTCGCGTAAATCAGGTCGATATCGACATCGGGCGACGCAATCTCTAACAACGTCATCTGGATTCCTGAATGCTCGGCAATGAAGAAGGTGCGTATCCGTGTCTAGCACGCCCCCTGTGAAAGATAGGCCATGAAGATCCTCGGCATGGACAGCGCCACCGGCGCCTGTTCGGCGGCGCTCTGGTCCGACGGCGCCGTGGCCGCACGGCGCTTCGCCGCGATGGACCGCGGCCAGTCCGAGGCCCTGATCCCCATGGTCCAGGCCGTGCTGGAAGAATCCCGCCTGACGTTCGGACAGCTCGACGGGCTCGGCGTCACGGTCGGCCCCGGAGCTTTCACCGGGCTGCGGATCGGGCTGGCCGCGGCGCGCGGGATCGCCCTGGCTTCCGGGCTGCCGCTGGTCGGCGTCACCAGCTTCGAGGCGGTCGCCCACGGCGTTCCGGCACCGGAACGATCGGGATGTGCGCTGCTGATCGCCCTGGAGTCGCGGCGAGAGGATATTTTCGTCCAATCATTCGATAGCGAACTTAATCCGCTCGGCGCTCCCCGCGCAGCAAGGCCCGAGGATCTGGAGCTTGCCGACGGCCCCCTGCTGGTGGCGGGCGACGCCTCCGCCCGTTTGGCCGCCGCCCTCGCTTCGCGGCGGGAAGGGTTGCCCGCCGGCCTCCGCTTCGCCGAGGGGCCGGGACTTCCCGACGCCGCCCACGTGGCCCGGCTGGTGGCCCTGCGCGGCCTCGCCGGCGCCCTGGGAGGCCCCCCCCAGCCCTTATATCTACGCCCGCCCGACGTCACGCTGCCCCCGCCCCGCACGCGATGAGCCCGGGCGACCCGAACCCGGGCCTCATCGGGATCAGGCCCGCCGGCCTCGCGGACTGCGAGCTCCTCGGATGGCTTCATTCCGCCTGCTTCCCGGAGGATCCCTGGAGCGGTGCGGCCATTGGTCGCCTGCTGGCGACGCCCGGCATGTTCGCCTTCCTCGCCGACGCCGGCGCGCCGGAGGAACGGCAGCCCGTCGGCTTCGTCCTGGCCCGCGTCGCGGCCGGGGAAGGAGAGATTATCACGATCGGCATAGACTCCGCGGCGCGGCGCGCCGGCGCCGGCGGGGCGCTGCTCGACGCGGCGGCGGACACGGCTCGGGACTGCGGCGCCGAAAGTCTGTTCCTGGAGGTCGCCGAGGACAACAACCCGGCCCTTCGTCTGTATAGAAGACGGGGATTTCTCGAAATTGGTCGCAGACCCAACTATTACCGCCGAATAGACGGAGCAGTCGCGGCTATTGTCATGAAGTTGGAACTATTCCAACTTAATACGAACCATAGTTAACGCTTGATCACCCAAAGCCGGTGGACCCCTTCCGAAGCACTGGCGTTTTCCGGTTCCGGCCCCTGTACGGAGTGGCCCAGCTCGATCAACGATCTGGGCACATTTTCCAAGGGTTCCCCAGCATTCAAGCGGACTTCCAGGGTTTCCCCGGAGGCCATGCGCTCGATCCGCAACTTGGTCCGGACAAAGGTTAACGGACAGACGTCCGCTGTGATATCGAGGAAGTAATCCGCTGACATTGCTGTGCTCAAAATGTGCTCTTCACTCGCAGTAGATCGTTATTGCGTTGCTCGCGGAGAAGACTTATATCACAGTTTGTCGGTCCCCTGGAGCAAAGATAGATGAACAACGGATCCCCATCCAACGAGCTGTTGTCTCTGACGACAGAGATCGTGGCTGCTCATGTTTCCAACAATACAGTGGCCGTTACAGACCTGCCCCAACTGATCGAGCAGGTCTACAGGACCCTCGCCAATGTTGGCGTCGAGCCGGCGCCGGTCGTCGAGCGGCCGCAACCAGCGGTTCCGATCAAGAAGTCGGTTACTCCGGAATATATAATCTGTCTGGAGGACGGCAAGAAGCTCAAAATGCTGAAGCGGCATCTGAAAACCGCTTATGACATGACGCCGGAGGAATACCGCGACCGCTGGCAGCTGCCTCCCGACTATCCCATGGTCGCGCCGAACTACGCCAAGCAGCGGAGCAGGCTGGCCAAGCAGATCGGCCTCGGCACCCGCGCCCGGCGCGGCGCCGCCTGACGGCGGGGGGTTCGGCACTCCGTCTTCGATCGGATGCTCCAGGTGCCCGGGGCTTTCCGGCCCCGGGCGACGCGCCTGAATTTCCGATGGCCCATCGATTGGCCTCTCGATCCGATGAGCCGTCGAACGGATGTTTCGGCCGGGGTGTTCGAACCGCGATGTCTTGACGGGACTGTATTGTCACCGGATGCCGGCAGCCGGCGGAAGCGGGGCGACGACGCGTCGCAGCTACTACTGCCAGTACTTGTATGGCTGCTGATGATTACAAATAAATGACTCAGTTGACCTTGGCCTAGCGCTTTGTGGTATGCGTGTCGGACGATGGAACGTTGCAGCCCCTTCGAGTCGACTGCCCGTTCCGTCGGCATGGCGTGCGCCGCACCGCGGATCGCCCTCCCGCCCGGGACGGCCCGTATCGTGGTCAAGCGGCGGCCAGCCATGCTTGTGCAACCCGAGCACCGCAAGCGAGAGCATGGCCGACCTCATGATCGATCAGCTTGTCCAGGGCGATCTGCGCTCCGGCAATCTGGAAGTCCGACTGGCCGAATCCTCGGCCGAGGTTGATGCAGCCCAGGCGCTGCGATACCGAGTGTTCTACACCGAGATGGCGGCCCGGCCGACCGCGGAAATGGCGGCTCGGGGCCGGGACTTCGACGGTTTCGACCGGGTCTGCGACCATCTCCTGGTCATCGACCACAACCTGGGCTCCGGTGCTTCCGGCGTGGTCGGAACCTACCGGCTGATCCGCCGTCCCGCCGCCCGGTCGGCCGGGCGGTTCTATTCCAGCGACGAATACGACATCTCGCTGCTCGCCGGCTATCCGGGGGAGGTCCTGGAGCTGGGGCGTTCCTGCGTCGATGCCGCCTACCGCTCCCGGCCGACCATGCAGCTCCTGTGGCGCGGCATCGCCGCCTACGTCTTCCAGTACGACATCGCGCTGATGTTCGGCTGCGCCAGCCTGCCGGGCACCGATCCGCGCAAGCTGGCCCTGCCGCTCTCGTTCCTGCACCACAACCACCTGGCCCCGCAGGGCCTGCGGCCGGTGGCCTTGCCGGACCGCTACACCTGCATGAACCTGATGGAGGAGCACGAGATCGACATGCGCGCGGCCCTCAACCTGCTGCCGCCGCTGATCAAGGGCTATCTCCGCCTGGGCGGCTTCGTCGGCGACGGCGCCGTGATCGACGAGCAGTTCAACACCACCGACGTTTGCATCGTGGTCAAGACGGACCAGGTCACGGACAAGTACTTCAAGCATTACGAACGGCGGCGAGACGCCCTGGCGGCATGAAGTCGGCGCGCAAATCCGACGACGGCATGGGGTCGGCCCTGCTCGGCGTCGCGCGGCTGGCCGTCTACGGCGCCTTCACGGTTCTGCTGATGCCGGTGCAGGCCCTGCTGGTATGGCTGCGGTCTCCCCTGCGGCACAGGCTTCCCCGGGCCTACCACGCGGCCTGCGCGCGGATCCTGGGCCTTCAGGTCGCCGTGACCGGCCGGCCGCTCCTTGCCCGTCCCACGCTCGTCGTCTCCAACCATTCCTCGTACCTGGACATCATCGTCCTGGGCTCCCTCATCCCCGGCTCCTTCGTCGCCAAGACGGAAGTGGGGGGATGGCCTTTCTTCGGCCTCCTGGCCAAGCTCCAGCAGACGGTGTTCGTGGACCGCAAGGCGCGCAACGCCGGGACCCACCGCGACGACATGCGCGGCCGGCTGGAGGACGGCGACATCCTGATCCTGTTCCCCGAAGGCACCTCGTCCGACGGCAACCGGACCCTGCCGTTCAAAACAGCTTTGTTCAGCGTCGCTGCGCTTCGTGTGGATGGCCGTCCGATCCAGGTGCAGCCCGTCTCGGTCACCGCGGTCAAGCTGGACGGCATCCCCCTGGGGCGGGCGCTGCGGCCGTTCTACGCCTGGTACGGCGACATGGAGCTGGCCGGCCATGTCTGGCGGATGGTCAAGCTGGGCCGCGTGACGGTCCAGGTGGAATTCCACGAACCGGTCGACGTGGAGGCGTTCGGCAGCCGGAAGGCGCTGGCCGAGCATTGCTGGCGCGTGGTCGCCGCCGGGGTCGATCGCGCCGTATCGGGGCGGGGGGCCGCGGCGGCGCCGGACCGTCCGCCGGCGGGCTCTACCCCGGGCGGACCCGCGGTCGCGGGCGCCCCTGCCGAATGATGCCGCCGGGCGGCACCGGTCAGGCGCGTTCGTTCGCCAGGCGCGCGGCGTTCGCGGAAGCCACCTTGTGGATCGGCACCAGGCCCGCGTCGGCCATGCGGATCACGGCCTCGGTCAGCTTGGTCGCCGCGTTGGTGGCATTGACGAAGCTGCACTGGACGAAATTCTGCTGGATCCGGACGACGTCGGCGGGCGTGCGGCAGGTGGCCAGCTCCGTCATGGCCTTCGCGGTCGTGCCCGCCTGGCCCATGACCCACGCGCTCCAGCCCTCGAACATC
This Skermanella mucosa DNA region includes the following protein-coding sequences:
- a CDS encoding polysaccharide deacetylase family protein, translating into MALKPFHMPMPVRRLAAALLCLTLLGGDGARGDVPVSVPPDQGAGAVVFAYGRFGEDQHGSLSIGLDQFDQHLEELSDGAYTVMPLPAILDRLRRGTPLPDRTVALTIDDAHRSVYREAFPRLRQAGLPFTLFVAPDPIDAGAETHMTWAQVREVARAGAVIGVLPAAGLSMPQRTVQQNAADLARAVERIEAELGARPTLLAYPFGSYSLAVRDLARRQGFDAAFGQSSGVAHGRSDALALPRFFMNESFGGIDRFRLAANALPLAVADVTPADPMLGPPPAQNPPSVGFTVTGGLRDLDRLACFVSGQGRAALERLDDNRIELRIAEEMPPGRTRLNCTLPAADGRWRWFGMQFLVPDP
- the ddpX gene encoding D-alanyl-D-alanine dipeptidase, which codes for MTLLEIASPDVDIDLIYATPANITGRAIYRRAVCLLHPDAAAALDRAARLALGQGCRLRIYDAFRPVEAQWSLWRAFPDPEFIADPRQGSTHARGVAVDLTLAGADGTPLDMGTPFDDLTPLSHHGNTAVPPAAQANRSRLLGIMAAAGWRHYASEWWHYQLPDAERYPLLWDGAVGGRMM
- the tsaB gene encoding tRNA (adenosine(37)-N6)-threonylcarbamoyltransferase complex dimerization subunit type 1 TsaB, encoding MKILGMDSATGACSAALWSDGAVAARRFAAMDRGQSEALIPMVQAVLEESRLTFGQLDGLGVTVGPGAFTGLRIGLAAARGIALASGLPLVGVTSFEAVAHGVPAPERSGCALLIALESRREDIFVQSFDSELNPLGAPRAARPEDLELADGPLLVAGDASARLAAALASRREGLPAGLRFAEGPGLPDAAHVARLVALRGLAGALGGPPQPLYLRPPDVTLPPPRTR
- a CDS encoding GNAT family N-acetyltransferase — protein: MFAFLADAGAPEERQPVGFVLARVAAGEGEIITIGIDSAARRAGAGGALLDAAADTARDCGAESLFLEVAEDNNPALRLYRRRGFLEIGRRPNYYRRIDGAVAAIVMKLELFQLNTNHS
- a CDS encoding sulfurtransferase TusA family protein; amino-acid sequence: MSADYFLDITADVCPLTFVRTKLRIERMASGETLEVRLNAGEPLENVPRSLIELGHSVQGPEPENASASEGVHRLWVIKR
- a CDS encoding MucR family transcriptional regulator: MNNGSPSNELLSLTTEIVAAHVSNNTVAVTDLPQLIEQVYRTLANVGVEPAPVVERPQPAVPIKKSVTPEYIICLEDGKKLKMLKRHLKTAYDMTPEEYRDRWQLPPDYPMVAPNYAKQRSRLAKQIGLGTRARRGAA
- a CDS encoding GNAT family N-acetyltransferase is translated as MADLMIDQLVQGDLRSGNLEVRLAESSAEVDAAQALRYRVFYTEMAARPTAEMAARGRDFDGFDRVCDHLLVIDHNLGSGASGVVGTYRLIRRPAARSAGRFYSSDEYDISLLAGYPGEVLELGRSCVDAAYRSRPTMQLLWRGIAAYVFQYDIALMFGCASLPGTDPRKLALPLSFLHHNHLAPQGLRPVALPDRYTCMNLMEEHEIDMRAALNLLPPLIKGYLRLGGFVGDGAVIDEQFNTTDVCIVVKTDQVTDKYFKHYERRRDALAA
- a CDS encoding lysophospholipid acyltransferase family protein — translated: MKSARKSDDGMGSALLGVARLAVYGAFTVLLMPVQALLVWLRSPLRHRLPRAYHAACARILGLQVAVTGRPLLARPTLVVSNHSSYLDIIVLGSLIPGSFVAKTEVGGWPFFGLLAKLQQTVFVDRKARNAGTHRDDMRGRLEDGDILILFPEGTSSDGNRTLPFKTALFSVAALRVDGRPIQVQPVSVTAVKLDGIPLGRALRPFYAWYGDMELAGHVWRMVKLGRVTVQVEFHEPVDVEAFGSRKALAEHCWRVVAAGVDRAVSGRGAAAAPDRPPAGSTPGGPAVAGAPAE